From a single Ischnura elegans chromosome 7, ioIscEleg1.1, whole genome shotgun sequence genomic region:
- the LOC124162784 gene encoding involucrin-like, translated as MNFTRQRFVIYEDCAEVGSPTAMHNRAFHGSPHRDPPPPISRRGYGLFANVPFEPERTPTPPRPRRRRRKEKIPDAFLMPPPRDEFPCCPTPTHREEDEGWSDECGNQEPALRPEEQSMPCGDESAEETQQPVESPRRRLKLVKKTTKKWTCGDKTTEKTTQTKIFEGQTCESQIPEGQMPEDQMPECQIPEEQISECHMPQSRIPQSQLPQSRIPRSRLPQRQLPQSQIPECRMHQSRQPQSRLPQSRLPQSRIPQRQVPQSQIPECQMPQSRLHQSHLPRSRLPQSRLPQSRLPQSRLPQSRVPQFEIPEDPTTECQMPQSRMPQSRLPQSRLPRYRLPQSQMPQGEIPQCQVTQSRVRKRGGPEGCQIRFMRNYFEYSSEPESEKPFSPAQRLPQLPCEPHQAIAAQPSYDLRNAEDFLQECSPCSTDPEDDAIGGDVIDHVEKNLEEMRSRLRQLRQTPPTFQLEEASVTYPASGGGSCTPSCPKQHLPLPPPKSSQRCPPRPESSAYSPRAREDEYRFPSSPEYRRMVSRRQQAHGRTSPRPRRACARNLFGTSPDQSQDDL; from the exons ATGAATTTCACGAGACAGCGGTTCGTCATCTACGAGGACTGTGCGGAGGTTGGATCGCCGACTGCAATGCACAACCGCGCCTTCCACGGCAGCCCCCACCGAGACCCGCCGCCTCCGATCAGCAGGAGAGGCTACGGACTGTTCGCAAACGTGCCCTTCGAGCCGGAGAGGACTCCAACGCCACCACGACCTCGGCGGCGCCGGCGAAAGGAGAAGATCCCGGATGCCTTCCTTATGCCGCCCCCTCGCGATGAGTTCCCCTGTTGTCCCACCCCCACACATCGGGAAGAGGACGAAGGCTGGTCCGACGAATGCGGAAATCA ggAACCAGCTTTGCGTCCCGAGGAGCAGTCAATGCCTTGTGGCGACGAATCCGCTGAAGAAACGCAGCAACCTGTTGAGAGCCcaaggagaag ACTAAAACTTGTTAAAAAAACTACGAAGAAATGGACTTGTGGGGATAAGACCACAGAGAAAACAACTCAGACTAAAATTTTTGAGGGTCAAACGTGTGAGAGTCAAATACCTGAAGGACAAATGCCTGAAGATCAAATGCCTGAGTGTCAAATACCTGAAGAACAAATATCTGAGTGTCACATGCCTCAAAGTCGAATACCTCAGAGTCAATTACCTCAGAGTCGAATACCTCGAAGTCGTCTTCCTCAGCGTCAATTGCCTCAGAGTCAAATACCTGAGTGTCGAATGCATCAGAGTCGACAGCCTCAGAGTCGATTACCTCAGAGTCGTCTTCCTCAGAGCCGAATACCTCAGCGTCAAGTGCCTCAAAGTCAAATACCTGAGTGTCAAATGCCTCAGAGTCGATTACATCAGAGTCACTTACCTCGGAGTCGATTACCTCAGAGTCGATTACCTCAGAGTCGTCTGCCTCAGAGTCGTCTCCCTCAGAGTCGAGTACCTCAGTTTGAAATACCTGAAGATCCAACAACTGAGTGTCAAATGCCTCAAAGTCGAATGCCTCAGAGCCGATTACCTCAGAGTCGATTACCTCGGTATCGATTACCTCAGAGTCAAATGCCTCAGGGTGAAATACCCCAGTGTCAAGTAACTCAGAGTCGGGTGCGCAAGAGAGGAGGACCTGAAGGTTGTCAAATTCGATTTATGcggaattattttgaatatagTAGTGAACCTGAGTCTGAGAAGCCCTTTTCGCCGGCACAGAGGTTGCCCCAACTTCCATGTGAGCCGCACCAGGCAATCGCCGCTCAGCCGTCGTATGACCTGCGCAACGCTGAAGATTTCCTCCAAGAATGCTCACCATG TTCGACAGATCCTGAGGACGATGCTATTGGTGGAGACGTTATTGA CCATGTTGAGAAAAATCTCGAAGAGATGCGATCGCGGCTGAGGCAACTGAGGCAGACGCCCCCAACCTTCCAACTAGAAGAGGCCTCCGTTACATATCCTGCCTCCGGGGGTGGCTCCTGCACGCCGTCCTGCCCTAAGCAGCATCTCCCCCTGCCCCCGCCGAAGTCGTCTCAGCGATGCCCCCCACG gccTGAATCATCGGCTTATTCACCACGCGCGAGAGAAGATGAGTACAGGTT CCCTTCGTCTCCAGAGTATCGCAGGATGGTCTCGAGGCGCCAGCAGGCCCACGGAAGAACCTCGCCGCGTCCACGGAGGGCGTGCGCCCGCAACCTCTTTGGAACCTCCCCGGACCAGTCGCAGGATGATCTGTAG